The Magnolia sinica isolate HGM2019 chromosome 9, MsV1, whole genome shotgun sequence genome contains a region encoding:
- the LOC131255181 gene encoding receptor-like protein 7 — protein sequence MAFLRFSKNSLFLILFLLPALLFPITQQCNHHHFSAFLHLKHGFHLTAFSLSTLSSWNSNNTNCCSWEGITCDGPTGHVISLDLSELHISGRIDFESLFRLRSLQRLNLAYNEFDPTPIPSGFDQLTSLTHLNLSQLSFYGQIPLEISRLTALVSLDLSSNNYYNGSIYQLLKIENPSLGALIQNLPNLSELYLDSVDILALGSEWGQPLFFRLPPLRKLSLQVCGLSGSIYSFLSQLHFLSELDLSGNNLSYAVPSFPVSLRKLILIDCGLSGSIYSSLSRLHFLSELDLSRNNLSSAVHNFIGNLSSLTSLLLTDCGLQRKFADSVFQLPNLQILDMSRNPLLTSYLPEFPRNNTLQKLILSGTGFSGKIPDSVSNLKFLTQLDLSNCNLSGSLPSSLSNLTKLQYLDLSQNRLSGPIPSSYGNELQNLKEIILWNNLLNGTISSSLFSLPSLHTLDLTGNQLNGQLGEFHNASSSRLEILYLDSNKLHGMIPGFIFQLSKLQLLSLSSNNFSGVVELCLFQNLKKLYYLDISDNNLSVQDGIANSTFVPIPQIESLLLRSCNISSFPNFLRNQERLRELDLSNNKIIGEIPKWIWEVGNGSLYYLNLSHNVLQRIEPSPHLLLSAFSILDFSFNMLKGSLPIPSPSVFFFSVSNNSLRGEIPLSFCNATSLAVFDLSHNHFIGRIPSCLGEIGDSLSVLNLQGNAFIGTLLQTFKEGCNIQTLDLSGNQLEGQVPRSLGNYKMLEKHCPFCAFLS from the exons ATGGCTTTCCTCCGTTTTTCTAAAAACTCACTATTTCTCATTCTCTTCCTTTTACCAgctcttctctttcccattaCCCAACAATGCAACCATCATCACTTCTCTGCTTTCCTCCACCTAAAGCATGGTTTTCACTTAACTGCTTTCAGCCTCTCTACTCTCTCCTCATGGAATTCAAACAATACCAATTGCTGCTCTTGGGAAGGCATCACGTGCGATGGACCCACTGGTCACGTGATCAGCCTCGACCTCAGTGAGCTCCATATCTCTGGTCGGATTGATTTTGAAAGCCTATTTCGTCTTCGGAGCCTGCAGAGGCTCAACCTTGCTTACAATGAGTTTGATCCCACTCCAATCCCATctgggtttgaccagctcaccagtttgacccatctcaacctctctcAGTTATCCTTTTATGGCCAAATCCCACTGGAAATCTCCCGCTTGACCGCTTTGGTTTCTCTCGATCTTTCTTCCAATAATTATTACAACGGTTCTATATATCAACTCCTGAAAATCGAAAACCCAAGCCTTGGAGCACTCATCCAAAACCTGCCCAATCTGAGTGAACTCTATCTCGACTCGGTAGACATCTTAGCGCTGGGTAGTGAGTGGGGCCAACCCCTATTCTTCCGACTCCCTCCTCTCCGCAAGTTGAGCTTACAAGTTTGTGGTCTTTCGGGCTCCATCTATTCTTtcctttcacagctccatttcttatctgaactcgacctcagtGGAAACAATCTCTCCTATGCAGTGCCCAGTTTCCCAGTGAGTCTGCGCAAGTTGATCTTAATAGATTGTGGTCTTTCAGGCTCCATCTATTCTTCCCTTTCACggctccatttcttatctgaactcgacctcagtCGAAACAATCTCTCCTCTGCAGTCCACAATTTCATAGGGAACTTATCCTCCTTGACGTCCCTACTCCTTACAGATTGTGGATTGCAAAGAAAATTCGCCGACAGTGTTTTCCAGCTGCCAAACCTACAAATCCTTGACATGTCGAGGAATCCCCTTCTGACTAGCTATTTGCCAGAATTCCCTCGAAACAATACTCTACAGAAATTGATCTTGTCAGGCACAGGGTTTTCAGGAAAGATACCAGATTCAGTCAGTAATCTCAAATTCTTGACTCAATTAGACCTCAGCAATTGCAACTTGTCTGGTTCATTACCATCCTCACTTTCGAACCTTACCAAACTTCAATACTTGGATCTTTCACAAAATAGATTGAGCGGTCCGATTCCTTCTTCCTATGGAAATGAGCTTCAGAATCTCAAAGAGATCATCTTATGGAATAATTTGCTTAATGGGACCATTTCATCATCTTTGTTTTCACTCCCATCATTACATACGCTGGACCTCACAGGTAACCAACTTAATGGTCAACTTGGTGAGTTCCACAATGCCTCTTCTTCACGGCTGGAGATCCTCTATTTGGATAGCAATAAATTGCATGGGATGATACCCGGATTTATCTTTCAACTTtccaagcttcaactactttcCCTTTCTTCCAATAATTTCAGTGGTGTTGTGGAGCTATGCTTATTTCAAAACCTCAAAAAACTTTATTATCTGGATATTTCAGATAACAACTTGTCAGTCCAAGATGGCATTGCTAATTCCACATTTGTTCCCATCCCCCAGATTGAATCTTTGTTGTTACGTTCTTGCAACATCAGCTCATTTCCAAATTTCTTGAGAAATCAAGAGCGGTTGAGGGAATTGGACCTTTCCAACAATAAAATTATTGGCGAAATACCCAAATGGATATGGGAGGTTGGCAATGGGTCTTTATACTATTTAAATCTTTCTCACAATGTTCTGCAGAGAATAGAACCATCTCCACATCTTTTGTTGAGTGCCTTTAGCATTCTTGACTTTAGCTTCAACATGCTAAAAGGTTCACTTCCAATACCATCACCATCTGTCTTTTTCTTCTCAGTTTCAAACAATAGCCTCCGTGGAGAAATCCCTCTATCATTTTGCAATGCAACATCCCTAGCGGTCTTTGATTTATCTCACAATCACTTCATTGGTCGGATTCCATCATGTTTGGGTGAGATTGGTGATAGCCTTAGTGTGTTGAATCTTCAAGGAAATGCTTTCATTGGCACCTTACTTCAGACATTTAAAGAGGGATGTAACATACAAACGCTTGATCTTAGTGGGAATCAATTAGAGGGCCAAGTGCCACGGTCTTTGGGCAATTACAAAATGTTGGAG AAGCATTGCCCCTTTTGCGCATTCTTATCTTAA
- the LOC131255764 gene encoding uncharacterized protein LOC131255764 encodes MLEHNLLLQFNADQCIWKSCTSPLSRPVYLDNNTSQLPDAKMKKFTEDAIKFKMDDTAELYDFDDEKICRPFAELIRL; translated from the exons ATGCTGGAACATAATCTATTGTTGCAGTTTAATGCGGACCAGTGTATTTGGAAAAGTTGCACCAGTCCTCTATCTAGACCAGTGTATTTGGAT AACAACACTTCACAATTGCCCGAtgcaaaaatgaagaaatttacaGAAGATGCTATCAAATTCAAAATGGATGACA CTGCTGAACTGTATGACTTTGATGATGAGAAG ATTTGTCGTCCGTTCGCAGAACTGATCCGATTATAG
- the LOC131256487 gene encoding receptor-like protein 33: protein MLQIIDLSSNSFMGSLPSNMFENWKAMIDEDKSPSFLHRTLPGPREMVYHQDTVIVMIKGVDRELTKIPSIFTTIDLSNNYFQGDIPKSIGILKSLHLLNMSCNGFTGQIPTSLENLAVLESLDLSHNNISGEIPWQLTKLTFLSVLNLSQNHLVGSIPQIKQFFTFTNESFQENLGLCGPPLSKKCKDAEGAPSSTPSALQSERKCNWELMWIGFGVGYGVGVGMLFWTLALWRKGRREFYIFVDRMLSLIFPSMVFSK from the coding sequence ATGTTGCAAATCATTGACCTCTCTTCTAATAGTTTTATGGGTAGTTTGCCATCAAATATGTTTGAGAATTGGAAGGCAATGATAGATGAGGACAAATCTCCATCTTTTCTTCATAGAACCCTACCTGGACCAAGGGAAATGGTATACCATCAAGACACGGTGATAGTAATGATCAAAGGAGTAGACAGGGAACTCACCAAGATCCCATCCATCTTCACAACAATTGATCTCTCAAACAACTATTTTCAGGGGGATATTCCAAAATCTATAGGGATTCTCAAGTCGTTACATCTACTCAATATGTCGTGTAATGGTTTCACGGGacaaattccaacatcacttgagAATTTAGCGGTGCTGGAGTCATTGGATCTCTCACACAATAATATCTCAGGGGAGATTCCTTGGCAGCTGACAAAGCTAACATTCCTCTCGGTATTAAACCTTTCACAGAACCACCTTGTGGGAAGCATACCACAAATTAAACAGTTTTTTACATTCACAAATGAATCATTCCAAGAAAATCTAGGATTATGCGGACCTCCACTATCAAAAAAATGCAAAGATGCCGAGGGTGCACCATCATCCACTCCGTCAGCATTGCAATCTGAAAGGAAATGCAATTGGGAACTAATGTGGATAGGATTTGGAGTTGGATATGGAGTAGGTGTGGGGATGCTTTTTTGGACTCTAGCACTTTGGAGGAAGGGAAGGAGAGAATTCTATATATTTGTTGATAGAATGCTTTCCTTGATTTTTCCTTCCATGGTGTTTTCTAAATAG